Proteins from a single region of Engystomops pustulosus chromosome 5, aEngPut4.maternal, whole genome shotgun sequence:
- the LOC140132399 gene encoding uncharacterized protein produces the protein MESKELRSRRKTQETWTQSFPHEEVLKFCSKSNEKITDVDNLDLTLAKNTRIGIQKATLKRDRRFPKTKLLLPSSETALIRREAITIGSFCNSLNSLKLTESKNIDNFQKKRPIRLAPLELPVQVKEAQMEKITTMAEGVGERKPPHQRLNTPYQCPTKNQPLKKIGKEENKLPRLPEDILATKDNVLFKESSVRTSSLPRDLHGGGLKLSVIRPESTNMKDSLPKNISSKVNESGDVSVEGHLRSTRCPKASHGAPQTITISGPPGDYTEMRAIGK, from the exons ATGGAGAGTAAGGAACTAAGATCCAGGAGGAAAACTCAGGAGACGTGGACTCAGTCT TTTCCTCATGAAGAGGTCCTGAAATTTTGCAGCAAAAGCAACGAAAAAATCACAGACGTTGACAACCTTGATCTGACCTTGGCCAAAAATACCAGAATCGGAATACAGAAAGCCACCCTAAAGAGAGACAGAAGGTTTCCAAAAACCAAACTACTGCTCCCCAGCTCTGAAACTGCTCTGATCAGGAGAGAGGCGATCACTATCGGGAGTTTTTGTAACAGTCTCAATTCTTTGAAATTGACAGAATCCAAAAACATTGATAATTTCCAAAAAAAGCGACCAATCAGATTGGCTCCTTTAGAACTTCCAGTACAAGTAAAAGAGGCACAAATGGAAAAAATCACAACAATGGCTGAGGGTGTGGGTGAAAGGAAGCCCCCACACCAAAGACTGAACACCCCCTATCAGTGTCCCACCAAAAATCAGCCATTAAAGAAGATCGGAAAGGAGGAGAACAAACTTCCAAGACTTCCAGAAGATATCTTGGCCACCAAGGACAATGTATTGTTCAAAGAGTCATCTGTAAGGACATCTTCTCTCCCTCGGGATTTACATGGAGGGGGCTTAAAATTATCTGTGATCCGACCCGAAAGTACAAACATGAAAGATTCCCTTCCTAAGAACATATCATCTAAGGTCAATGAGAGTGGAGATGTTTCTGTAGAAGGACATCTGAGGTCTACAAGGTGTCCCAAAGCAAGTCATGGCGCACCTCAGACCATCACCATCAGCGGACCTCCAGGAGACTACACTGAGATGAGGGCTATTGGGAAATGA